In Oncorhynchus masou masou isolate Uvic2021 chromosome 31, UVic_Omas_1.1, whole genome shotgun sequence, the sequence gtgctcagtaatgtgttgtattggatttgccccaaacataacactttgtattcaggaaaaaATGAATACACCATCTaaggtgtaattaataacttcaccctgctgaaagggatattcaatgtctgctacctaccaataggtgcccttcttcgtgaggcattagaaaacctcccaggtctttgtggttgaatctgtgtttgaaattcactgctcaactgagggaccttacaaataattgtttgtgtgaggtacagagatgaggtagtcattcataaatcatgttaaacactattattgcatacaGAGTGAGTCATACAACTTTTTCTGTGACTTGTTACGCACATTTTtagtcctgaacttatttaggcttgccataacaaaagtgTTGAATGCTTATTGACTTATTgactcagcttttcatttgtaattaaTTTGTTAACATTTCTAAATGTTGTGTAGGCCAGAGACAAAAAAATCTAATTGtaatccatttaaaattcaggctgtaacacaactgtcacgccctgaccttagagagcctttaaATAAAAGtcaaatgtacgcctaccacgctgcaccttggtccaatccatctCGAAACGAttgtgacagaagatcccaccacccacggaccaagcagcgtgcccaggaggAGTGGAAGACATCCTGGACGTGGGACCAAATCATGGCAGGAGGCAGaagcctgccatggaagcaggcggaGGCAGTGAAGGAACAACAGCAACGACACCGGGGTTCGCGGCCACAAGGATAGCCCAATTTCTtttggggggggcacacggggtGGTGCACGGGGTGGTCGGCAGTGCCAAGGTGTGAACCAGAGAcaacctgggaggaggtagagaggtagtcagccacccagggagagtgccagtGCCCGTCTGGGATTCAATAGAACAGTGCGAGGAGGGAtaccggagaatggagttggcgAGGAGTACTGTATGTAGCAACGTTGGCGTTTGGAGgagcgtgtcaccagtccggtgcaatCTGtgccggtcccacgcatcaggcctccagtgcgcctcctcagttcagtacgtcctgtgcctcctccccgcacttgccctgaggtgcgtgtcaccagcccggtgccacctgtaccggcccCACGCATcaagcttccggcgacagttcccagtccagagcttccggcgacagttcccagtccgggAATGGTCCGGTTCCACGGAAGCAGAGGGATCAGCGAtccggagccgccaccgaggctAGATGCCCACCGGGACCCTCCCCCAtggagtcaggttttgcggccggagtccgcacctgtGGATGGaggggcagctgtctatcgttgtctctgattggggatcatacttaggcagcctttttttccacctttagttttgtgggatcttgtttgtgtgtagttgctttctgcactgcatgGAGCTTTACATTCGTTTTTGTATTTTGATGTTTTTTCGGTGTCATTTAAATAAAAGTCAAATGTACGCCAACCACGCTGCAACTTGGTCCAATCCTTCTCTCAACGATCGTGACAAcaacaaatgcactgtatattccaTGTGGTCAGGTGATGCTGGTGCTGGAGGAAGCTAGCAGTGATCTGCCTGTGCCTCTCACCGTGGTTGATTCATTAGTGGCCATTTTAATCCCAGTCAATGGCTGTGGATGGATCATCCCTGAGTAATGATGCCCATAACGGATTATCCTGCCGGCAATTAGTCTCCCATCCAGCCGCTCTCTTCTCTAAGcctcagacctgggttcacttcaaatactatttgaaatctttcacaTTTATTTTGAGCATTTGctctagcctgcctggagtgacaAATGTGCAAGGTTATCCATttttgggactattctattggACAATTAAGCCAGGCAAGCACAATGAATTACAGATCAAGTATTTGCAATGATATCAAATAGTATTTGACCCAAGCTGGTCCACGGGGGACTCGAAGAATGAGATTTACATTGTGGTTCCATTATTCGATAGCATCTTGGATTCCTTGTGGAGGGAGTGTCAAGGGAGGCTGTAGTGCTTATAGTGTATATTTACAAGGGTGTGTGTTTACGTATGTTTCTCCTCTAAAAACCTGTTGGTCTTAATAGCCTAACAAAGAAGCATTGGTTAAATATACTTCCTTCGGCTGAATATCCTTCTCCTCCTGCTCAGGTGCCATCCCGGGCTTCATGCTGGGTGTGTTCCAGATCCCTCTAAATGATTGTGAGGAGCTCTACAGGAGCTGGGTTCTGACGCCTTCAAGCAGAACGTCATCGTTGGCACCATCAAGATGGGCTGGAGCCATTTCTTCTGCGACTCGCAGACCTTGGAGCAAATCCTCAAGTGAGTCTGGAATAGAATAGCTTCATAGATTCAGAACAGCACAGCATGCTAATTTTGTCTCAAAGTGTATTGGAGGAGATTATCAAAAGGTCCCTTCCTCGGGTATGGATGACACGAGGACAGAGGAAGCAAGGATTTGAAGACTAAGTAACATTTTCCGACACAGCCTTCTAGTAACAAAACTCCTTTTTCCTTCTCTCCCACAGAGAGAAAATGGGCTCTGATGGTGGAAACATCAAGAAACTCCAAATGCCCAAAGTTAAGCTTTGTCACATGGCATGACTCATTACACTGTCTGGAGTGTGGCGCtgatgatcacacacacacacaccctctcatgGATGACAAGGTGGACAGTGAGGAAGGAAGGCCCTCACGATCCCTTAAAAAGGTCCTAGTAGTCATTTTTTATTTCAATATCAAATcgtttctgggtaacaattgaGTACCtaactgtgattgttttcaattatgGTCAAATATAAACAAAAATAGATTTTTAGTCGAagggcaatttctcaagcaatattTTTGCTAGGACtgcctgggagtggtctgagcaGTGAGGGGGAAACTGAAAATGTGATTTTATTGGCAGAGAGATTTGGAACTCCCTTTCTCAGTGTTTTTACACGTAGTCCCTTTCAGCAAAATGTTTGTGAACTCAGTGCAGGAACTCAAACCCCTCAAAAGAGGCCCGAAACTAACTGAACTTAGAGCCATCTCGTGAGGGGGTCTGAGTTTGGTTTTGGTTCGAGAGGGGGTCTAAGTTTGGGTTCCCTTTAATAGGacaatgtggacatgaagctcccCAGGTTCCCTTGTCATTATTCCCGCTCCACACCTAGATTACTTCAAACgttgtttcccctgacataagcCCTCACATTGGTGCcaaaagagagagaagatgatGATGTACAGGTTAATGCAAAAAAGGTGTGCCGTTTTTGGATGTTGATTAACGATTGTCAAGGATGCTTAGAAATTCCAGAATATGGTGTGGTTTTTAGTTCAAATGATTTGTTTTCAATATGTGATCTGTAGGCTAAGAGAGCTTCTCAAGCTGTTGAGTCGATTGTGGGGTTTGAATAGTGTGAAAAGACAACATATTTGGTGAGAATCACAACAAAATCTATTTTAGctgttaaaggggcagtagccTACATTGAGTGTACAATGTTTTAAGTATAACATTATGTAATCTGCAGTTATTCTTCTGCTATTTAGATAGCAATCATTTTTGCATGTTAACAGTATCCTCGGATTACAATTATTGTCTTGTATTTGAACTAAATGCAATCTATTGCCTCCCAAAATATAAGTAGGTGTATCTAGCTGTCTGATAACACATTCTGATGGAATGGCTTGTCCAGCACATTGTAAAGACCCAGAGTGCATTGagtgaaaaaaaaaaatggtttccTTTCTAAACATATTAATGTGAATTCAAAGAGGACTCGGATCACAGAATAGGTCAAGTGAAGTGATAAAAGAGTTGAGTCCTCATTAAGGGAAGGGTGCATTGAGAATACAAAGGTACAGTAAC encodes:
- the LOC135525225 gene encoding calcium-independent phospholipase A2-gamma-like isoform X2, translated to MEGESGAIPGFMLGVFQIPLNDCEELYRSWVLTPSSRTSSLAPSRWAGAISSATRRPWSKSSKRKWALMVETSRNSKCPKLSFVTWHDSLHCLECGADDHTHTHPLMDDKVDSEEGRPSRSLKKVALLSTPLKAYVFREYNLQPTEPGVHSHYLGAMNTKCGRQSEPLPLPWDTTSIR
- the LOC135525225 gene encoding calcium-independent phospholipase A2-gamma-like isoform X1, whose translation is MEGESGAIPGFMLGVFQIPLNDCEELYRSWVLTPSSRTSSLAPSRWAGAISSATRRPWSKSSKRKWALMVETSRNSKCPKLSFVTWHDSLHCLECGADDHTHTHPLMDDKVDSEEGRPSRSLKKVALLSTPLKAYVFREYNLQPTEPGVHSHYLGAMNTKCGRQSEPLPLPWDTTSIRT